The following are from one region of the Methanomassiliicoccales archaeon LGM-DZ1 genome:
- a CDS encoding NAD(P)/FAD-dependent oxidoreductase, giving the protein MKELKCEVLVVGAGPAGGMAAKSCAEKGIDTILIEKKAEIGAPLRCAEGVSKKMFAEIGIKPEPEWIRADMKGAVIVSPDGTSFQLDETKAGAEVGYVLERHLFDKGIAKLAVKAGAKLMMRTWMTGPIMKDGKIVGAHCVSMGEPLDIYCDCIVGADGVESQVGRWCGIDTNLKMNDIEPCIQYRMAGIDCSMEFCEFRLGLEVAPGGYLWIFPKGDGVANVGIGIMGTFCKNGVRPKQFLDKFIAEDPRFKHAQILEIDGGFDSTCPGLEKGYSADNVLLVGDSARLIDPITGGGIGHACISGMYAGEVLAECKKKGDYSAAALKPYDKKIRDRMEDNLYRDWMAKERLAELDDETINQVVKLIKDADIEHVNVENLLKAIKEKFPKVVEGFEDLI; this is encoded by the coding sequence ATGAAGGAGCTGAAATGCGAGGTGCTTGTCGTCGGAGCGGGGCCCGCCGGAGGAATGGCGGCCAAATCCTGCGCCGAGAAGGGCATCGACACCATACTCATCGAGAAGAAGGCCGAGATCGGCGCGCCCCTCAGGTGCGCCGAGGGTGTTTCCAAGAAGATGTTCGCCGAGATCGGGATCAAGCCCGAGCCCGAGTGGATACGCGCCGACATGAAAGGCGCGGTCATCGTCTCCCCGGACGGGACCTCGTTCCAGCTGGATGAGACCAAGGCCGGCGCCGAGGTCGGATACGTCCTCGAGAGGCACCTGTTCGACAAGGGCATCGCCAAGCTCGCCGTCAAGGCGGGCGCTAAGCTCATGATGCGCACCTGGATGACCGGCCCCATAATGAAGGACGGGAAGATCGTCGGCGCGCACTGCGTCTCCATGGGCGAGCCTCTCGACATTTACTGCGACTGCATCGTCGGCGCTGACGGCGTGGAGTCCCAGGTCGGCCGCTGGTGCGGCATCGATACCAACCTGAAGATGAACGACATCGAGCCGTGCATCCAGTACAGGATGGCCGGGATCGACTGCAGCATGGAGTTCTGCGAGTTCCGCCTCGGCCTCGAGGTCGCTCCCGGAGGGTACCTCTGGATCTTCCCCAAGGGCGACGGCGTCGCCAACGTCGGCATCGGGATCATGGGTACCTTCTGCAAGAACGGCGTCCGCCCGAAGCAGTTCCTCGACAAGTTCATCGCCGAGGACCCCAGGTTCAAGCACGCCCAGATCCTCGAGATCGACGGAGGGTTCGATTCCACTTGCCCCGGCCTGGAGAAAGGCTACTCCGCTGACAATGTCCTGCTCGTCGGAGACTCCGCGAGGCTCATCGACCCGATCACGGGAGGCGGCATCGGCCATGCCTGCATCTCCGGGATGTACGCCGGAGAGGTCCTCGCTGAGTGCAAGAAGAAAGGAGATTACTCCGCGGCCGCCCTGAAGCCCTACGACAAGAAGATCAGGGACAGGATGGAGGACAACCTCTACCGCGACTGGATGGCCAAGGAGCGCCTCGCCGAGCTCGATGATGAGACCATCAACCAGGTCGTCAAGCTGATCAAGGACGCCGACATCGAGCATGTCAACGTCGAGAACCTTCTCAAGGCGATCAAGGAGAAGTTCCCCAAGGTCGTCGAGGGGTTCGAGGACCTCATCTGA
- a CDS encoding 4Fe-4S binding protein, translated as MKVDTNKCLHCGGCVGCCPQNAIFLCDYVLTFSDACNRCGRCVRLCPVGALSMEAKE; from the coding sequence ATGAAGGTTGATACGAACAAATGCCTGCACTGCGGGGGATGCGTCGGATGCTGCCCCCAGAACGCTATCTTCCTCTGCGATTACGTGCTGACGTTCAGCGATGCCTGCAACCGCTGCGGCCGCTGCGTCAGGCTCTGCCCTGTCGGGGCCCTGTCCATGGAGGCGAAGGAATGA
- a CDS encoding radical SAM protein — MSATVKPYSAAVGLPKKTQSICPECGKLLEANVFEKDGKVYMEKDCPEHGHFCDLYWSDAKKYLQAEKYAKDGTGLRNPMDKSLKDGENVHIVIDGERIDMMSPTALANIDLTNRCNMKCPICFANANDAGYVYEPDFETVCKMLDALRSEEPIKCTAVQFSGGEPTVYPRLVDVIKAAKERGFAQVQIATNGIEFCNHYDKLKACAQAGLNTIYLQFDGLNDDIYRRSRGRWMMKVKEGVIANCMKLREETGHSPSIVLVVTTVRGLNDDEIGDILKFAIKHREVVRGVNYQPVAFTGRVTHEEVDKGRITLTDVAKAINDETGFTTMDDWYPVPTVAGISNYASIILGQNKITFPTHPHCGLATYLFIDDKDNVMPMPRMIDVDRFVKGMDEISHKAETAAFKKLTVLKVRKLLLNCINEAGLPEGMTKNDLINALVSIMSKKSKAALAKFSWGAMYVGAMHFQDSYNYDVERVRRCSIHYVTPDCKIIPFCAYNSGIEMRVETEKKFSVPLAEWKEKHKEEAKQLAEALIVPKDPDEAPAENKE; from the coding sequence ATGAGCGCAACTGTGAAGCCCTATTCGGCGGCCGTCGGACTGCCGAAGAAGACGCAGTCCATATGCCCCGAGTGCGGCAAACTGCTCGAGGCCAATGTTTTCGAAAAGGACGGGAAGGTCTATATGGAGAAGGACTGCCCGGAGCACGGCCACTTCTGCGACCTTTACTGGTCCGACGCCAAGAAATACCTGCAGGCCGAGAAATACGCGAAGGACGGCACGGGGCTCAGGAACCCTATGGACAAGTCGCTCAAGGACGGCGAGAACGTCCACATCGTCATCGACGGGGAGCGCATCGACATGATGTCGCCCACCGCCCTGGCCAACATCGACCTGACCAACAGGTGCAACATGAAATGCCCCATCTGCTTCGCCAACGCGAACGATGCCGGGTATGTGTATGAGCCAGATTTCGAGACCGTCTGCAAGATGCTCGACGCCCTCAGGAGCGAGGAGCCCATCAAATGCACCGCGGTCCAGTTCTCCGGAGGAGAGCCCACCGTCTATCCCAGGCTGGTCGACGTCATCAAGGCCGCCAAGGAGAGGGGCTTCGCCCAGGTGCAGATCGCCACCAACGGCATCGAGTTCTGCAACCATTACGACAAGCTCAAGGCCTGCGCGCAGGCCGGGCTCAACACCATCTACCTCCAGTTCGACGGCTTGAACGACGACATCTACAGGAGGTCCCGCGGCCGCTGGATGATGAAGGTCAAGGAGGGCGTCATCGCCAACTGCATGAAGCTGAGGGAGGAGACCGGCCACAGCCCGTCCATCGTCCTCGTCGTCACCACCGTCCGCGGCCTGAACGACGACGAGATCGGGGACATACTGAAGTTCGCCATCAAGCACAGGGAGGTCGTCAGAGGAGTGAACTACCAGCCTGTCGCGTTCACCGGAAGGGTCACCCACGAGGAGGTCGACAAGGGCAGGATCACCCTCACCGACGTCGCCAAGGCGATCAACGACGAGACTGGATTCACCACCATGGACGACTGGTACCCGGTGCCCACCGTGGCCGGCATCTCGAACTACGCGTCGATCATCCTGGGACAGAACAAGATCACGTTCCCGACGCACCCCCACTGCGGGCTCGCGACCTACCTCTTCATCGACGACAAGGACAACGTCATGCCCATGCCGAGGATGATCGATGTCGACAGGTTCGTGAAGGGCATGGACGAGATATCGCACAAGGCGGAGACGGCGGCGTTCAAGAAGCTCACGGTGCTGAAGGTCAGGAAGCTCCTGCTCAACTGCATCAACGAGGCCGGTCTGCCCGAGGGCATGACCAAGAACGACCTCATCAACGCCCTCGTGAGCATCATGAGCAAGAAGTCCAAGGCCGCCCTCGCCAAGTTCTCCTGGGGGGCCATGTACGTCGGTGCCATGCACTTCCAGGACTCCTACAACTACGATGTCGAGAGGGTAAGGAGGTGCTCCATCCACTACGTCACTCCCGACTGCAAGATCATCCCGTTCTGCGCCTACAACAGCGGGATCGAGATGCGCGTGGAGACCGAGAAGAAGTTCTCCGTTCCTCTGGCCGAGTGGAAGGAGAAGCACAAGGAGGAGGCCAAGCAGCTCGCCGAGGCGCTGATCGTGCCCAAGGACCCGGACGAGGCCCCGGCTGAGAACAAGGAGTGA